atttttaaaatccttgcTGGCAAAGAGGCCTGCCTCTCCCCAGTATCAGCGCTTCCTCATTCTTTGAATCCGCGGCTCCGCGGTATTCGGCGTCAGACCAGCCTGAGGAAGCCTGTTTGCAATTTAACCGGGTTGTGAACGCCCAGGGCTGGCGGAGGCGGGGCCGAGGGTCACGTTTTGCATAAGGGGGCGTGCCTTCGAGGCGGGCTCTATAAGTACGGGCCGCTGCGAGCGTGCGCGCGTTGCCAGCTGCCTTAGGGGTCCGTTGGCTTTCTGGGTCCTTTCGGCACCTCCGGTCTCATTCCTCAATATGAAGGCGCTGAGCCCGGTGCGCGGCTGCTACGAGGCGGTGTGCTGCCTGTCTGAACGCAGCCTGGCCATCGCGCGGGGCCGCGGCAAGGGTCCGGCAGCCGAGGAGCCGCTGAGCCTGTTGGACGACATGAATCATTGCTACTCGCGCCTGCGAGAACTAGTACCCGGAGTACCGCGAGGCACTCAGCTTAGCCAGGTGGAAATCCTGCAGCGCGTCATCGACTACATTCTGGACCTGCAGGTGGTTCTGGCCGAGCCCGCCCCGGGACCCCCAGACGGCCCGCATCTTCCCATCCAGGTGTGTGGGGGCGTGCGCGGGAGCCGGGGCGGGGCTGAGCTCCAGAGCCCGGATGCtgctgagacccccccccccccccccccccggccccgagCGTTCCCAAATACCATGCATAactttcccctcttttctttctcccagacAGCCGAGCTCGCTCCGGAACTTGTGATTTCCAACGACAAGAGGAGCTTCTGCCACTGACCTGGCAGTCCTGGCGCCTCCAGGTGAGTGAGTATCCGCCGCCTTctccaggggctggaggtggggcgGTGCTTAAACGACAAATCATGGAATTGGTAGGCCTGCCAAGGGATTGGGGCCTCCTCAGCGTAGGGAAAACGAGGCGAGAGAGGGGCTAGTGACTTACCCGCGGTCACATCAAATGAATGACGGAACCAATTCCCATCCAGTGTGCGTTTCAACCTTCAACGCActttgcccctgccctcccccagtgGCCAAAAGACACGAGAAAGTAGGCGCAGGTAAATAAAATAGCCGTTCTGTTTGGGGTTTGGTAAAGGAAGCTGTGTCTTTCAGCCCTTGTCCAACTGGTGTCAATTCCAAGAGGGCGGGGTGGTTGCGAGCTCCGCCTGTGGTCCTTTGGCGCCAACTGGGTGGGGGCAGCGTGGGGCGCGGAGTTATCAGCTGGAGGTAGAGACCAAGTTTCCTCCCTGGCGCCGGGCAGTCTGCGGACGGCCCCCGCCTCGGCGCGCTCGGCGGAAACTGATGGCTCCCTGGTCTTCTTTCCTCCCCAGCCCAGAACGCAGGTGCTGGCGCCCGTTCCGCCTGGGACCCCGGGACCCTCTACGGCCGGAAGCCCGAGGGCATGGATGGGCCCCAACCTCGCCCTGCCCACTTGACTTCCCCGAACCCCTGCCTCGAGGCTGGACCTGGCGCCCGGGAGCGAAGGACTGTGAACTTGGGTGGCCTAAAGGGCCAGAGCTAGCTCTGGGCACCAGCTGGGCAACgtcacccagcc
The sequence above is drawn from the Neofelis nebulosa isolate mNeoNeb1 chromosome 2, mNeoNeb1.pri, whole genome shotgun sequence genome and encodes:
- the ID3 gene encoding DNA-binding protein inhibitor ID-3 translates to MKALSPVRGCYEAVCCLSERSLAIARGRGKGPAAEEPLSLLDDMNHCYSRLRELVPGVPRGTQLSQVEILQRVIDYILDLQVVLAEPAPGPPDGPHLPIQTAELAPELVISNDKRSFCH